The Pseudobdellovibrionaceae bacterium region GGAAAGAATGTCATTTGTACTAGCGGCTATTTCTAGTTTTGCATGGTCTGTTTTTGATTTATCTAGAAAGAAATTAGTAAATCACTTTTCTGCCCTAGGATTTTTGTTTTTTTTAAGCATTATACAGGCGGTGCTTTTTTATATTATTATTATTTTTACAGGAGAAGAGTTGATAATTGCTAAGCAGTATTTTTGGACATTTATAGCTAGTATTGCTTCGGTATTTTTTGCTCACATTGCTTTTTTAAAGGCGATTAAATGGTCACAGTTTTCTTCGGTAATTCCGTTACTTTCTTGTATCCCCATATTTTCTATTATATTTTCTATTTTTATTTTAGATGAGTGGCTTAGTTTAAGGCAAATTACGGGGGGGATTATTATCGTAATCGCTAGTTTTTTTGTACAAAGCTCTGAAAAAGGAGGGCTTCGTTTAGAAAAGGGATCTTGGTATATGATTTTGTCTGCAGGCTGTTGGGCTTTAACATCTATTTTTAGCAAGCAAGTGTTGGTAGAAGTGCCTAAGCTTACCTTATTTTTTGAACAAAATTTAATGATTGCAATCTTTTTATTAGGCTACTTTTTATTTAAGTCGCCCAAAGAGTTACTGGTTAAATGGACAGGCTTTAAAATATCTTTTTTGTCTTTAGCGGTTTTGTCTTCTATGGGAGCCTTGTTTTTTCAATTTTGGTCTATTGAAACCTTGTTTGTAGGGGTGTTCGAGGCCTTTAAGCAAGCAATATCTTTATTGTTAACTTTATTTTTTGCAAAAATGTTTCTTCAAGAACATATTAGTAAGAAAAAAATTCTTTCTATTATTGTTATGATTTCAGGTGTGTTTTTAATTAGCATTTAAGGTTTTTTAATAGGGGGTTTAATAATTATGCAACTAGTAAAAAAAATTTTATTTTTTCTAATATTTTTTACAAGTATTTTTTCTTGGGCTTTGTGTACTAAAAGCAAAAAAGTAAATTTTAGAAGCGGTCCAAGCACTCATTATAAAAAAACATGGACGGTATCTAAGTATATGCCCATCGAAAAAGTATCAGAAACTAAATCGTGGTATCAGGTTAAAGATTTTGAGGGAGACTTTCACTGGGTATTAAAGGCTTTAATTACCGCAAAGTATAAGTGTGTGGTAGTTAAAACTCTTTGGGCCAGTTTAAGAGTAGGGCCGGGCAAAAAATTTTCTAGAAGTAAAAACTACCCTAAAGCCGAAAAATATGTAACTTTTCGCTATTTAAAACAAAACAATAATTGGGTGCAAGTAAAAGATAAGCACAAATATTGGGTGTACAAACCCTTGGTTTGGATACGCTAGTACAAAATTGGTAATGGAATTAAAATAATGAAATTAAAGCAGCAGTTACCTCCCATTAAAAATCAAGAGCTTTTGCGCTTAGCTTTTACGCATAAAAGTTTTTATCAGACTAACTTAAACACTTGCAAGGAGTCTAATGAAAAATTAGAATTTTTGGGTGATTCTGTTTTAAACACAAGCATTACTTATTTGCTATACTCTAAATATCGTGATTTATCAGAGGGGCAATTATCTAAAGCGCGCTCTGCTTTAGTGAGCGAGGTTTTTTTATATAAAAAAGCAATGCTTTTATCTTTAGATACTAAAATTTTAGTATCAGAAGCTGGAAAAAAAATAAATTTAAACACTAATTCTAGATTATTGGCCTCTGTTTTTGAGTCTGTATGTGCAGTATATTTTTTAGAAGCCGGTTTGGAAAAATTAAAAGATTGGATTGAATCTATTTTTAAAGAAGATTTGTTAGATTTGGATAAGTTATTAGAGTTAGATTACAAAACCAACTTGCAAGAAAAACTACAAGCACTATTTAAAAAAACACCGTCTTACGAGGTTGTGGAAAAAAAAGAAGATGAAGGAAAAAAATATTTTATTGCAAGAGTGTTGTTAGAGGGAATAGTTTTAGCAGAAGGCTTTGGAAATAATAAAAAAATAGCAGAACAAGAAGCAGCACAAAAAGCATTTTTAGAAAGCGATAAATTAGAAGAGAAAAAGGGTTCGTAATTTTTTTAAAAAATTTATAAAGTTGGAGTTCTTTTGGAAGAAAAAAAACATAAAGCAGGGTTTATTAGTTTATTAGGGCCAAGTAACGCAGGGAAAAGTACTTTGTGCAATTTTTTAATAGAAGAAAAAGTGTCTATTGTTAGTGCTAAGGTTCAAAGCACTCGCCAGCGGGTAAAGGGTATATACAATGATGAAAACTCGCAATTAGTTTTTGTAGATGCCCCTGGGTTTATTTATGCAGAAAAAGGATTAAACCATTTTTTACAAAAAGAGTGGCAAGAGGCTTTGCAAGATGCAGATTGTTTAATTTTTTTAGTACGAGCAAATTGTATTGAAAAAGATTTAAACTATATCGAAAAGTTTTTAATTTATTCAAAACAGCCATGCATGTTAATTATAAATAAAATGGATCTTGTTAAAGACAAAAATCAAGTGTTAGCCGTTCAAACTTTAACACAAGCATTTATAGAAAAAGCAGAATTAAAAAAAACAGAAAATACAAATATCAAAACATGGTTTGTTTCTTTGTCTAAGGATAATAATTTTTTTCGAAAAGAACTTATTGATTCTGTTGTGGATACTCTTCCAGAATCACCTGCGTTTTATGATAAAGATATTTACACCTCTCAATCTATGAGAGATTTGGGGGAGGAATATATTCGAGAAGCTTGCTTTAGCCGGCTTTCTCAAGAGCTTCCCTATTCTTTGGTTGTACAAATTAGAGAATGGAAAAAAGTAAAAGCCATTTACCATATTCATGCAGACTTAATTGTATCTAGAGAAAGTCATAAAGGCATTGTTGTTGGCAAAAATGGAGAAATGATTAAAAGGATTGGTCAAAACTCTAGAGGTTTAATAGAAAAGCTTATGGGTGAAAAAATATTTTTAAAGCTTTTTGTTAAAGTGCGAGAAGATTGGGCCGATCAAGAGGTTTTTTTAAAAGAATACAAATATACAAAAAAAAAATAAAACAGGGTAAGTTATTGTGAAAAAGTTAGGAATTTTAGGAAGACCTAATGTGGGGAAGTCTACATTATTTAATATTTTAACTCGCACTAGAAAGGCGGTAGTAAAAAATTTGTCGGGGGTTACTCGCGATTTATTAATTGAAGAAGCAAAGTGGTGGGGACATACTTTTGAAGTAGTAGACACTGGCGGCTTAACCGACTCGCAAGATCTATTTTCTAAATTGATAAAAGAACAAGTAGTTAATTATTTACCTATTTTTGATTTTTTAATTGTTATTTTAGATGGAAGGGCAGGATTAATTCCCGAAGATAAACAGGTGGTGCAGTTGGCCAAAGAAAGTGGTGTTCCTTTTTTAGTTTTGGTAAACAAGGTGGATCAATTCCATAAAAAAGATGTAGCCTTAAGTGATTTTTATAAGCTGGGCGTAGATTTGATGCCAGTATCTTTTGAAAAATATATTCAAGTCGATGAAGTTATAGAGTGGATTATTAGTCATATTAAAACAGAGGAAGAAGGTAAAGATCTATCTCAGTTTACTAAATTATGTTTAGTGGGAAAGCCCAATGTTGGAAAAAGTTCATTATACAATAATTTAATTGGGCACAAGCGTGTATTGGTTTCAGAACAGGCAGGAACAACTATTGATAGTGTTGAGGATTCTTTTGAATATGACGGTAATAAATATGTCATTGTAGACACTGCGGGGCTAAGGCGTAATACCAAAAAAGAGCACCTAGAAGTTTTGTCTGTTTATAAATCAGAGCACAGTATAGCCGCGGCGGATATAGTTTTGCTTTTGGTGTCGGCAGTGGAGGGGCCCACAGTACAAGACGCTAGAATTTTAGAAAAAATTTTGAGCGAGCATAAAACACCAATTTTAGTAGCTAATAAATCGGATCAAGCAAAAGTGGATGTTCCCGCTTTTAGAAAAAAATTTCGAGAACAGGTGGCAGAGATTTTTCGATTTTATCCGGATATTCCCATTGTATTTACTAGTGCAGTAACGGGGTCAGGAAAAAAAGATTTATTTAATACTATTTCGGATACATGGAAATTACTTAATAAAAAAATTCCCACAGCGAAGTTAAATAAATTTTTTTACGAAGCCATTAGACAGGCTCCTGCTCCCGTTTACAGACAGCGTGATGTAAAATTTTATTATTTAACACAAACAAATCAAAAGCCACCTAGCTTTATTGCCTTTGCTAATTTTCCTGATGGAGTTAGCCCTTCGTATCGAAGATTTCTGATTAAAAAAATAAAAACAGAGTGGAATTGGCATGGTGTGCCTATGCGCATTTTTGTTATGAAAAAATAACGGCAGGTTACAACTTTTTTAAATGTTCGTTAACTAATTTTATTAACCTAGCTTTCGATTGGCTGCCATTAAAAATACTATTAATCTCAGTTTTAGAAAGACTTTGCATAATACTTTTTTCTTTTAATACTTTGTCTTTTAAATGTTCTTCTTTTTTTAAGTTTAAGCTTAGTTTTTGAAGCAACTCATAGGCTGTATTTCTTTTCCATTTTTTATTAACTAAAGCAGAAAGTAAGGTGGCCGAAAAAATTTTCCCTTTAGATATTTCTATATTATTTAGCATTTTTTGTTTATCCACTTGCAAGTTGCTAACTAAGTTGGTAGCTCGACTAAGCAAATAATGACTAAGAATAAAGGCATCGGGAATGATAACTCTCTCCACCGAAGAATGACTAATGTCTCGCTCATGCCAGAGGCTAATGTTATCCATAGCCACTTGCCCATAAGATTTTAATAATCGAGTTAAGCCCGATATGTTTTCGGCAGAAATGGGGTTCTTTTTATGTGGCATGGCGCTAGAGCCTTTTTGCCCCTTTAAAAAACCTTCAGAAACTTCGGCAACTTCACTTCTTTGTAGGTGGCGAAGCTCAATAGCTAACCTGTCCAAACAGCCTCCTAGCATAGAAATAGATTGTAAAAGTCGCGCATATCTATCTCTAGGAATAACTTGCGTGGAAAGGTCTTCGGCTTTTAATTTTAGCTGTGTACAGACTTTGGTTTCTAAAGTTTTTGGTAAAAAAGAGTAATTTCCCACAGGGCCACTAATTTGTCCCACCGCGGTTTGTTTTAAAGAGCGGCTTAAGCAGTCTTGAGCTCTTTGTAGTTCGTAATAATGACTTAGTAATTTATAAGAAAAACTAGTTAGCTCGGCTTGCATTCCATGAGTTCTACCTACGCAGAGGCTAGACTTATGGGTTTTAATTTTTTGCAGCAAAGCTTTTTTAAATATTTTTATTTGAGATTCTAATAATTTTCCAGCCTCTTTAATTTGTAAATTAAGTGCAGTATCTAACACATCAGAGGAGGTTAGGCCATAATGAATAAATTGTCCTGCACTACCTACGCTTTGTGCTAAATTATTTACAAAAGCAATAACATCATGTTTGGTTTTCTTTTCTATTTGTTTAATTTTAGCAATATTAAAAGTGGCTTTTTTCTTAATTTGGGCTGCCGCTGATTTAGGAATTAGCCCCATCTTTGCCTGAACATTAGCAACGCAAACTTCTACCTCTTTCATTTTGGTAAATTTATTATGCTCTGTCCAAATTTTTTCCATCTCTGGAGTTGTGTATCTACTAATCATGACTTCCTTTTTTTAATGATTTTTTTATTCTGTTAGCTATATTTTTTTGAAAATTTAAAAAATTAGGCCAGTCTAAATTAGAACTAGCTTCAAAGTTACAAAAATGCAGATTATTTATATTTTTTGTATGAGGTGTTCTAGAATGTTCAAAAACAGGAAACAAAGGGCTGGGGTTATGTTTAGGTATATCTATTTTTTGTATCTTTAGTTGAGGGATTCTTTTTTTAAAAAAATAAGGTATAGCCGCTTTAATTATTTTTTCAGAGGGGCGCTGTTGTGGTAAACATAACCAAAGGCTCCAGACATTAGGCAAAGAGGTTTTTTTTACGATACCTAGGTTATCGCCAGCAAAATAAAGCATTGGGTTATTTAACAATAAAAAAGAAGAGGTAGGAATGTCGGGTATAGATGTTTCATTAAGATGAAGGGTAATTTTTTGCCATTGCCACACAGGTTTTAACACTTCTTTATACAGCAAAGGAAAAATTTTAGGAAAAAAGTTTTTTGTTTTTTGCGAATTTAATGTCCACACTATTTGAGAAACAGGAATTTTGCTTTTTTGTTTGGTTTCGGCGTTGGTGTAGTCGATAGTTTCTATATTGTTTTTTATTTTTGAAAAAGATAGCTGGCTATCTATGTTAATAACCTCAACTTTATTAGTTGCACACCAATCTAAAGAGGCTTGTAGAGTATTTTGTGTGGCAGAAATTATTTTTTTTTTGTTAAATAAAGGAAGAGCTTTTGTAATGGTGTTTTTAAAATCATAAGGCTGAAGCGAAAAGGTAGAGCTAGGTAGTTGGTGAGCTAACCCACTTAACCAATTTTCAGAGTGAGGAAGTTGGCTAAGGCTTTTACGCAAATAGGTTTTTTCGCTAGGGCTTAACAAGTAGGTATTGCTTAAATATTCTATATTTTCGGCATGCAAGCCACAGCTATCTAAAGCATAGTGCTTAATAAAGCTTTGAAAATCTATGGGGCCTGATGGTAACCATAGAGTAAAACCAGAAGTTGAGTTTTTAAAGCGAAAAAAAGAATTTAAAAAAGCCTCTTGCAAAGGGTTTGTGGTGCCTTCAAAAAAATCAAAAGGGCCAGCTAAGCTTTCCATAGTTGGACAGTAGCTTGGCTGTGGGTCTTGTAAATTAAGCAAGCTAACCGAGTATCCTTCTTGGCTTAATAAGCTGGCAATATAGTGGCCTTTGCCATATAAAGAAACCACAAATATGCGAGAGGAACTAGACATAGCCTATATGTATCAAAACTCCACTCAAAAGGCTAGGAAAGAGTTGATGTAGCTGAGGAAAAACCGTAAATTAAAATTATGTTATATATAAAAAAAATGCTTCCCTTTTTTATTGGTGTTTTAATTTTTTTTAGTTACAAGCTTAGCTTTGCCGAAGAAACTTATGACCCCTTTGCCGATTATAGCGAATTTGCAATTATAAAAGAAGAAGAACAAGATGTTAATTTTTTTAATGATGGGCGATTTTTGTCTTTAGGTATTTTAGTACAACGAGCGCAGCCCATAGGTGACTTAGCAGAGGTGTATGGAGGGGCTTTTGGGGTTCATTTTATTGTTAGTTATTTTTTTGATTTACGATTTGCTTTACAAGTTAACTTTGGTTACCAAGATCATAAATATGTAACCACCGAAGAGTCGTTTAATGGAAGCGCTCAATTTAGAGATTTAGGAATTGGAATTAAATATTATGTTAACCCAGAGAGAATTGTGTATTCTTTATCTCAGTTTAACCCTTATGTATTAGTAGGCACCAGCCTTGTTACAGAAACTCGTGAAATTGCGACTTCTTCTGACACCGCAGAGGTGAGTCATACGGTTTATAATTTTGGCTTGGGTTTTGAATTACCTATTCCAGGAAAGAAATTTTTTGTAAGTGGGCAAGTGGTATATAATTTTTCCTCTAGTTTTGGGCAAGAAAATCTTTTAGGCAACAAGTCGGGAGATTTTATTAGTACGGGATTAAATGTTGGAATCAATTTTTAAAAATATTTATAATATATGTCTAGTAGTTTAAGTTCTTATTTTCACAAAAATGCTATTGTAGATATTATTGCTCCAGCTTCTTTGTGCTCTGTTTCAGAAATTAAAAAAAGTATAGAGTATGTAAAGCGTTTAGGCCTAGAGCCACGATTTAACAAAAATCTATTAAAAAAACAAAAAGGCGTTTTAAATTCACAACCTTTGGCACAAAAAGAGCAAGAATTAAAAGAGGCGTTACTGTCAAAGGATTCTAACATTGTATGGTGTTTAAGAGGGGGTTATGGCTCTTTTAAATTGTTACCTTTTTTGTCGAAAATAAAACAGCCAAAACAAAAAAAATTATTAATAGGCTATAGCGATATAACAGCGTTACATTATTTTTTTAATCAAAAGTGGAAGTGGCCTAGTTTACATTTTTCTGGCATCGAAGAGCTAAGCACTTTTTTTTCAAAACATAAAACACAAAAACCAGGCTATTTACAATTTATCCGTTTAATTAAAAATAAAAAAGTAGAATATAAGCACTTAACTTTATTGAACCCCAAAAGCATTACTCCCTCTTTGTCTAAAAAACTAAACAAGCCCTTTAAAAAAAATATTTGCAGTTTTCGTTCAGTAGTTATAGGAGGAAACTTATGCACTTTAGCTTCTTTGCTGGGGTCAGACACTTTAAAAACACACAAAATAAGCGCGCCATCTTTTCAAAGTATTTTATTTTTAGAAGATTTAAATGAGCCCGCCTACAAGATCGATCGAATGTTATATCAACTTAAAGCGGCTAATTATTTTAAAAATATAAAAGCTATAATTTTAGGTAATTTTATTTCTTCAAATCTAGAGAATAAAAAAATCAATACAGTGTTTAAAGAATTTTCACAAACCTTGTCTATTCCAGTATTGAAGGGGTTAAAAGTAGGGCACGGGCCAGTTCATCAACCCTTAGCTTTTATGAGCCCTGTTAACTTAACAATAGATTTAAATAATTTAAAATCAAAAACCTCTATTAAACTATCTTATTTATGAAAAAACAAAAAATAGCTCCTAGTATATTATCTGCTAATTTTTCCAAATTGGGAGAAGAAATACTTCTGTTAGAACAATCAGGGGCTGATCTTTTGCATGTGGATGTTATGGATGGTGTTTTTGTTCCTAATTTAACTTTTGGTGCGCCAGTATTAAAAGATATTAAACATTTAACAAAATTAAAGTTTGATGTGCATCTTATGATTACTAATCCAGAAAATTTATTAAAAAGCTTTATAAAGGCGGGGGCCGACTACTTAACTATTCATGTAGAGGCTAGCAAAAATATTGAAGCCTGTTTAAAAACAATTAAAGATTCGGGAGTTAAGGCGGGAATATCCTTAAAGCCAGGTACAAAGTTAGATGCAATAATTCCTTATTTGCATTTAGTAGATTTAGTACTAATTATGACTGTAGAGCCAGGTTTTGGTGGACAAAGTTTTTTACTAGAGCAAGTGAGTAAGTTGCAAGAACTTAAAAAGTACATCTGTGAAAATCATTTAGATATAGAAATTTCTGTAGACGGCGGCATTAATTTAAAAACTGCTAAACTTTGCCAAGATGCTGATATATTAGTTGCAGGAAGCTATATTTTTCAAAACGATTATAAGTTACAAATTCAATCTTTGCGTTCCGTTTAAAAAGATCTTAAAGTTTTTTTAAAAGCTCTTCGTTTTGAATGTGAGCATAAATTTTTTGTATATCTTCAGAAAAATTTCTGTCTTGTTCTGCGTAGGGAACAATGGTTCTAATAAAAGTATAAATTTTTAATACTCCCGCAGCAGGGGATAATGGTTTTAATAAATCCAAAGCTTGGCAAGCACATAGTAATTCCATGGCGGCTACTTGTTGTGTATTTTTTATAACGGTTCTTAGTTTTCGGCTAGCAATACTTCCCATGCTAACATGGTCTTCTTTGTCTACAGAGGTAGGAATGCTGTCTACAGAAGCGGGAAAGGATTGGGTTTTATTTTCGCTAACTAAAGAAGCTGCAGCCACTTGTACAATCATCATTCCGCTGTTTAATCCGCCTTGGCTAGTTAAAAAAGCGGGCAAATCACTCATGCTAGGGTTAATCATTTGAGCAATTCTTCTTTCAGAGATATTTGATAAAGAGGTTGTAGCTATGGTTAAAAAATCTAAAGCCATAGCAACAGGCTCTCCGTGAAAATTTCCACAAGATAAAATTTTATTTTCTTTAGAAAATACCAAAGGGTTGTCTGTGCTAGAGTTGGCCTCAATTTCTAAAGTTTTTTGCGCATAGTTTAAACTTTGTTTAAAGGCTCCGTGTACAGCAGGCAAGCATCGCAAAGAGTAGGCATCTTGCACTTTCAAGCAATCTTTGTGACTTTCTGCTAAGGAAGAGGTTTCGCCTAATAAATTTAAAATATGTTTTGCAGTTTCTGCTTCGCCGTAATGAGGGCGTTCTTGAAAAATAATAGGGTCAAAGGCACTTCGGCTTCCACGCAAGGCTTCTAAAGACATGGCTCCTGCCAAATCCATAACTTTTATTAGCTGTTGTGCTTTGTAAATATTTAACAAGCCTACGGCAGTCATTGCTTGGCAGCCATTAATTAAAGCTAAACCTTCTTTAAATTGTAAAGTTAGGGGGGTAATATTTTTTTCTTTTAAGGCGGCTTCGGTTTTTTGTGTTTGAGTGACTTCGCGAAAGTAATATTCTTCTACAGTTTTTTTTGTTGTACTTTGCAATACCTTGCCCTCTCCAATTAAAGATAAAGCTAAGTGAGATAGGGGGGCTAGGTCTCCGCTAGCTCCAACGCTGCCTTGTTCGGGTATGGCTGGATAAATTTTATGGTTTAAAAAATCAATTAAGGACTGAACCACCTCGACTCTAATTCCGCTTTTTCCTCTAGCAAGGGCGTTTGCGCGTAAAAATATTATAGCCCGCACTTCTGCAATGGAAAAATAAGACCCCACTCCCGCGGAGTGTGAGCGAATAAGATTTTTTTGTAATTGCTGAATATCTTTTTGTGGTATTTTTATTTTACTAAAAGCTCCAAAGCCAGTATTTACCCCATAGATAGTTTGTTGTTTTTGTTTCTCTGTTATAAAGTTGCGCGATTCTTTTATAGCAAGTATGGCGGAATCAGAAAGTTGTATTTTGCAATTTTCATTGGTAGCCACCTTCCATAAAAGATCGGTGGTGATGTCGCTTCCGGTTAATAAAATTACTTCATTTTTTTTCATTTGTTTTCTTTGGGTTTTAGTTCAGGTAAGTGTAAGAGGTAATCATACTTTGGTAATTTTTCATAAACTGCCTAGCTTCTAAGTGGGTCATGGTTTTATTGTTCAAGCTTTGTTCGCAAATTTTTCTCATGGATTCTATTAGGCTATGTTCGTTATACTCCACATACTTTAACACTTCTGAAATAGAATTTCCATAAACTAAATGTTTTATTTCATAAGATTTTTTAGTGCTTTCAATATGTACGGCATGAGTATCGCCAAATAAGTTATGTAAATCTCCAAGAATTTCTTGATAAGCCCCTATTAAAAAGACTCCCAAAAAGTAATCGCTATTTTTTTTATAGGTATGAACAGGTATGTAGTTTTGTGTGGGCTGTTCGGAATTTTTAGAAATAAAATTAGTAATTTTTCCATCAGAGTCGCAAGTTAAATCGGCAATAACAGCTCTTTGGGTAGGTTCTTTGTCCAATTGATGAATGGGCATAATGGGAAAGACTTGTTTAATAGCCCATGCATCAGGTATGGATTGAAATAAAGAAAAATTTCCAAAATAAGTGCTAGTTAACTTATCGCTTAATTGTTTGTATATGGGTTTTAAAGTGGCCTTTCCTTCGGCTAATTTATGAATCTTTTTACAGCTTTTTAAAAAGAGCTCTTCTGCCTTGGCCTTTTGCGGTAAAGTAATGTGTCCATAGCTAAAAAGTTGAGTAATATCTTTTTGTTTCTCTGTTAGATCATGAAAGTACTCATTGATGTTAGATAAATTAACATGATTGTAAATGTCAAAAAGCTCTTTAATTAAGGCAATGTCTTTGGGTTGTTTTGTAGGTAATTTTTTTTTCTCTCCAACAGAGTTGCGCCCTAAAATATTAAAAATCAAAACAGAGCTGTGAGCGGTTAAGGCTCTTCCTGACTCTGTAATAATATGAGGATGAGGAACTTTGTTTTCGTCGCATACAGATTGAATAGTAAAAACCACATCATTGGCATACTCTTGTTCTGTATAGTTAGTAGCTCCTAATTGTGGATCGTCAGAGCCATAGTGAACTCCTAAGCCTCCTCCTACATCAATAATTTCTGGTGTAGCGCCTAACTTATACATTTCTGTAAAAAATCGAGCGCCCTCTTTTAAGACACTTTTAATAGATAAAATACTAGAAACTTGTGAGCCCATATGAAAGTGCATTAGTTTTAAAGATTTTAATAAATTATGTTTTTTAAGTTTTTCTATGCTGTCTATTATTTCTGTGGCATTTAGCCCAAACTTAGATGTATTAGAGGCCTCGTTCCATCGGCTTGCGCTAGAGGAGGTTAGCTTTATGCGCAGTCCAATTAAGGGGGTTATGTTTAGCTCTTTGCTTAGGCGTATAATAATGTCTAACTCTTCTCTTCGGTCCACCACAACATAAATTTTTTTTCCTAGCTTTAATGATAGAAGGGCGGTTTTAATATAATCGGCATCTTTAAAACCATTGCAGATAATAGGGTTGTTGTGAAAGTTAAGCGCTAAGGCAATTAAAAGCTCTGGCTTACTTCCGCATTCCACTCCGCTGGAAAAGGGATTACTAAATTTTGCAATATCACGCACAAGATGCTTTTCTTGATTAACTTTAATGGGGTAAATGTAGTGATAGTTTCCTGTGTAATTATATTCTTTTATCGCTTTGTGAAAGCAGTGATTTAGCAGTGCTAAGCGAGCTTCTAAAATTTCTGGAAAGCGAATTAGCAAAGGGGCTTGTACATCTCTCAATTTTAAATCTTGAGTGAGTTGATAAAGGTCTATGTTGGAGTGTTTTAGCTTTACCTCTAAAGAGCCGTTTTTATTAATGGAGAAAAAATCTTTTCCCCATTGCTGTAGGGAGTATAGTTTTTCGCTATCTTTGGTGTTCCACATATTACTACTTAACTAAATGAGCAATAGTGCTATTTCCTAGAAAGCTATAAAATATTAATTTTGAAGATGAATTTATTTGATTAGGGTGAATATTAAATTTTACAAAAAAGCCTTTAGAAAAACTGTTATGAAAGGG contains the following coding sequences:
- a CDS encoding DMT family transporter — its product is MSFVLAAISSFAWSVFDLSRKKLVNHFSALGFLFFLSIIQAVLFYIIIIFTGEELIIAKQYFWTFIASIASVFFAHIAFLKAIKWSQFSSVIPLLSCIPIFSIIFSIFILDEWLSLRQITGGIIIVIASFFVQSSEKGGLRLEKGSWYMILSAGCWALTSIFSKQVLVEVPKLTLFFEQNLMIAIFLLGYFLFKSPKELLVKWTGFKISFLSLAVLSSMGALFFQFWSIETLFVGVFEAFKQAISLLLTLFFAKMFLQEHISKKKILSIIVMISGVFLISI
- the rnc gene encoding ribonuclease III, which produces MKLKQQLPPIKNQELLRLAFTHKSFYQTNLNTCKESNEKLEFLGDSVLNTSITYLLYSKYRDLSEGQLSKARSALVSEVFLYKKAMLLSLDTKILVSEAGKKINLNTNSRLLASVFESVCAVYFLEAGLEKLKDWIESIFKEDLLDLDKLLELDYKTNLQEKLQALFKKTPSYEVVEKKEDEGKKYFIARVLLEGIVLAEGFGNNKKIAEQEAAQKAFLESDKLEEKKGS
- a CDS encoding GTPase Era — protein: MEEKKHKAGFISLLGPSNAGKSTLCNFLIEEKVSIVSAKVQSTRQRVKGIYNDENSQLVFVDAPGFIYAEKGLNHFLQKEWQEALQDADCLIFLVRANCIEKDLNYIEKFLIYSKQPCMLIINKMDLVKDKNQVLAVQTLTQAFIEKAELKKTENTNIKTWFVSLSKDNNFFRKELIDSVVDTLPESPAFYDKDIYTSQSMRDLGEEYIREACFSRLSQELPYSLVVQIREWKKVKAIYHIHADLIVSRESHKGIVVGKNGEMIKRIGQNSRGLIEKLMGEKIFLKLFVKVREDWADQEVFLKEYKYTKKK
- the der gene encoding ribosome biogenesis GTPase Der: MVKKLGILGRPNVGKSTLFNILTRTRKAVVKNLSGVTRDLLIEEAKWWGHTFEVVDTGGLTDSQDLFSKLIKEQVVNYLPIFDFLIVILDGRAGLIPEDKQVVQLAKESGVPFLVLVNKVDQFHKKDVALSDFYKLGVDLMPVSFEKYIQVDEVIEWIISHIKTEEEGKDLSQFTKLCLVGKPNVGKSSLYNNLIGHKRVLVSEQAGTTIDSVEDSFEYDGNKYVIVDTAGLRRNTKKEHLEVLSVYKSEHSIAAADIVLLLVSAVEGPTVQDARILEKILSEHKTPILVANKSDQAKVDVPAFRKKFREQVAEIFRFYPDIPIVFTSAVTGSGKKDLFNTISDTWKLLNKKIPTAKLNKFFYEAIRQAPAPVYRQRDVKFYYLTQTNQKPPSFIAFANFPDGVSPSYRRFLIKKIKTEWNWHGVPMRIFVMKK
- a CDS encoding adenylosuccinate lyase gives rise to the protein MISRYTTPEMEKIWTEHNKFTKMKEVEVCVANVQAKMGLIPKSAAAQIKKKATFNIAKIKQIEKKTKHDVIAFVNNLAQSVGSAGQFIHYGLTSSDVLDTALNLQIKEAGKLLESQIKIFKKALLQKIKTHKSSLCVGRTHGMQAELTSFSYKLLSHYYELQRAQDCLSRSLKQTAVGQISGPVGNYSFLPKTLETKVCTQLKLKAEDLSTQVIPRDRYARLLQSISMLGGCLDRLAIELRHLQRSEVAEVSEGFLKGQKGSSAMPHKKNPISAENISGLTRLLKSYGQVAMDNISLWHERDISHSSVERVIIPDAFILSHYLLSRATNLVSNLQVDKQKMLNNIEISKGKIFSATLLSALVNKKWKRNTAYELLQKLSLNLKKEEHLKDKVLKEKSIMQSLSKTEINSIFNGSQSKARLIKLVNEHLKKL
- a CDS encoding LD-carboxypeptidase, which codes for MSSSLSSYFHKNAIVDIIAPASLCSVSEIKKSIEYVKRLGLEPRFNKNLLKKQKGVLNSQPLAQKEQELKEALLSKDSNIVWCLRGGYGSFKLLPFLSKIKQPKQKKLLIGYSDITALHYFFNQKWKWPSLHFSGIEELSTFFSKHKTQKPGYLQFIRLIKNKKVEYKHLTLLNPKSITPSLSKKLNKPFKKNICSFRSVVIGGNLCTLASLLGSDTLKTHKISAPSFQSILFLEDLNEPAYKIDRMLYQLKAANYFKNIKAIILGNFISSNLENKKINTVFKEFSQTLSIPVLKGLKVGHGPVHQPLAFMSPVNLTIDLNNLKSKTSIKLSYL
- the rpe gene encoding ribulose-phosphate 3-epimerase, translated to MKKQKIAPSILSANFSKLGEEILLLEQSGADLLHVDVMDGVFVPNLTFGAPVLKDIKHLTKLKFDVHLMITNPENLLKSFIKAGADYLTIHVEASKNIEACLKTIKDSGVKAGISLKPGTKLDAIIPYLHLVDLVLIMTVEPGFGGQSFLLEQVSKLQELKKYICENHLDIEISVDGGINLKTAKLCQDADILVAGSYIFQNDYKLQIQSLRSV
- the hutH gene encoding histidine ammonia-lyase, encoding MKKNEVILLTGSDITTDLLWKVATNENCKIQLSDSAILAIKESRNFITEKQKQQTIYGVNTGFGAFSKIKIPQKDIQQLQKNLIRSHSAGVGSYFSIAEVRAIIFLRANALARGKSGIRVEVVQSLIDFLNHKIYPAIPEQGSVGASGDLAPLSHLALSLIGEGKVLQSTTKKTVEEYYFREVTQTQKTEAALKEKNITPLTLQFKEGLALINGCQAMTAVGLLNIYKAQQLIKVMDLAGAMSLEALRGSRSAFDPIIFQERPHYGEAETAKHILNLLGETSSLAESHKDCLKVQDAYSLRCLPAVHGAFKQSLNYAQKTLEIEANSSTDNPLVFSKENKILSCGNFHGEPVAMALDFLTIATTSLSNISERRIAQMINPSMSDLPAFLTSQGGLNSGMMIVQVAAASLVSENKTQSFPASVDSIPTSVDKEDHVSMGSIASRKLRTVIKNTQQVAAMELLCACQALDLLKPLSPAAGVLKIYTFIRTIVPYAEQDRNFSEDIQKIYAHIQNEELLKKL